AGCAAAAAGGTATAAATTTAAAATCTGCAGCCCATTGCTAGATTGTTTTCTCTCACAGGATTCAGGATTGGACATTGCATGCCCACTGCACTGCATTAACATTTGCATTTTCCCTGCTAATTTATCAAAGTTGTCTCTCCTGGTCTCTCACCAGAAACAACTTCTTTCGTCCCATCACttattgttttttccttttcccagaaaaaaaagaaatatcgaaataaataaatagatcGACAGCTCCACGTCTGGCGCCATCCATGGCCAAGGTGATGTATGATGAATGTGTGTACTATACCATACGCCCATAATTTTAAAACCAGCTCAATTATATTATCCCCGGATTTATCAATCCAACCGTGCTCGCTAGCCGCTTAACAACGCAGCCCAGCAAATCCCAAAAAGAAATCGTCACACGAGCAGGCAGGCAAAAGAACTAATTTTCATCAACTAAACTAAAAAACACGAGAAATTAAAAATACATACTATGTACAAGTACACAATTGCACCCATACGAGATGACCCAGCCCCATTGTGCTTTGTCCTATACCAGCTAGCTCCGTCCTAATTAATCAAGGCTAAAAGCCCTTTGTCAAGCTCACTTTCTTCGGATTGGCAGAGTACGTACGTATATGTACTCCGCGGAAGCTAAAATTAACTTGCACAAGCGCGACTGGGAGCTCAAAAATAATGGAGCCGGTTTCGTCTCGAGGAGACACGGCCGAGTAGTTTAATCCCGCTGGCCCTAATCCCCCACGCATCCTTCCCCCCTCCTTATAAGCAAACCCATCCCGCTGCGCTCTTTGCATTGCACTCCAAGGTCCGCATAAGCTCTCTGATCACCAAAAATTCGCAGAGATTCACATTCATCCGATCAAAAATTCCAGATATATACTGTATGAGCATGACGGGGTTCGGGTCGCCGTGCGGGGCGTGCAAGTTCCTGCGGCGCAAGTGCGCGCGCGGCTGCGTGTTCGCGCCCTACTTCTGCCACGAGCAAGGCGCGGCGCACTTCGCGGCGATCCACAAGGTGTTCGGCGCCAGCAACGTGTCCAAGCTGCTGGCGCACCTGCCGCTGGCGGACCGGGCCGAGGCCGCCGTCACGGTCTCCTACGAGGCCCAGGCCAGGCTCCGGGACCCCGTCTACGGCTGCGTCGCGCACATCTTCGCGCTCCAGCAGCAGGTCATGACGCTCCAGGCCCAGCTCGCATCCTTCAAGCAGCACGCCGCCCACGCCCAGCACCAGCAAGCGGCGGCAGCCATGGCGCAGGAGGACGCGTCCTGTTATTCCTATCCATGGTGCAACGGCAACGATGTGGCTGCCGCGGCTGCAGGAGGAGGGttcgcgggcggcggcaatggcgttTACGGTGGCAACAAtggcgtcgccggcgccgggcacGACGAATCGGCCATGTCCGTGAGCGAGATGCTGCTGggcgggtcggcggcggcctcggacTACTACTACGCGGCGCTCGAGCAAGACGGGCATGTTGCGGCGGAGTCGTCGGCGttcggggcggaggagagcggCGGGTGGAGGTCGTCTTCGTCCACGTCGGGGTACCAAGACTGCGAGGACCTGCAGAGTGTCGCTTATGCTTACCTTAATCGCTCGTAAGAACTCACTAGCTAATTAAGAACCTGCTGCTACTACTGCTAGTGCAGTGCAGATCATATCACAAGATATATGTAGACACATATATATCCCTGGATTCCTGATCAGGTTTTGGACCTTGAGTTTGGGTAATAtatgtgcaatttttaaaGTCTCAGTCCTCGATCTATCAGAGTATTTATCTGCTAGTAATAATCCAGAAGGGGATATGTGAAAGTTCTTTGATATATCTACATATATAGCATCACTGTAGAAACCTAATTTGGTAGACACCAAAAATGCTTCTTTTGGCATGATCATTCATGGTTTGTGCTTGGAAATACGTTGTTTTATTCTGCAATTTTATCTGTCACTGCACTAGTACTCTCTCTGTGGCTCTCTGCACATATGATTCGACTTGTCATGCCAGAAGATGTATTGCCAAGAAGAGAAGATCAACAGAACCTGCTACAAGGCAGTGATAGACAGCTGATATAGTGATAGACAACTGATTCATGGCTGCACATGTGGAAAATACGGCTATACTACTGTGTTTTCATTGACTACTGCAGCTCTTGTACAGAATCCATCTGCTTACAGAGCATTTGTCTAAGTATTCCTATATGGCTCTGTTATTGATTAATTGTTGTGTAGTAAGTGTCGATATAATCTCTCTAGTTCATTCaagtactagctagctagctaggtctTGACATGCGATGATGGTGTAGAAAGAATGCCTAATCATGATCAGCTTAACCCTTACAAAATTATGCTTAGCTTTTTAATCCTCCAAAATATGGTCAAATATACGCCCTTTTGAAGCATTGGTAGAACTCTTTGACTGTATATTTTGTGGAGATAGTTTAATTAGTTGTatatagtattttttttctccttttgtaTATTTATGCTTGTCCCTTCAAAGTGGGTGGGGTGATTAAGAACACAACTGTGCGCTCGTGATATTTTTTCTAAATGAATAACGTCAGGACATGTTGGGGCAGAATGAAACATTAAAGACATAACTAAGGAGGAGGTTGGGGCCAATTAAATTGCAAGATTGTAACCAATATAACCATGCAGCCGTGAACTAACCTAGAAAAGGCCCAGTTATTTTCAGCAAGTAGCCGGAATAAATTCATTAGTGTAGAGGCTTAATTTGTACTAGTATCTTTGATCAGCTCATATATGCAATTGAACAGTTCAAAAAGGAAGAATCTTATGCCATCGAACGGAAACAATTCCGAAATTGATCTACGTTCAGAATCATATTATTGGTATGCATGGTCTGTTACTTGTGTGCCAATTCGATCGATCCTCCTAAAGCAATGGAGTAACTGTCCTGTTTACCGAGGGGCTTTATGGGGGACTGGTATTGCTTGGCAAAGTTCCAgtatttattttcagttagtactaaatactactccgtaaAACTTTATCGAGAAATACATTTCTTCTGAACAGGCCCTAAAAGATGGCACAGTAGATGTTGCAGGACTTCTAATGGAGAGCAAAATGATTAAAGCAATGGTACATTCTATCAACCTGTTTAACTAGCATGTGTaactgtgtattttctgtattttCTCCTTCAAAAAGGAGGTTGACACTGGTTGAGGTGTTTCAAATGGAAGATAATTAAGATACCTTATATCAACCTGTTTAACTCGCTTGAAGTATGTCAACTGAATTCTGTATGAATGTCGAGACGCTGAATACAAATATGGTCACATAGCTAGTTTAAATTGCAAGGAGTATACCATCCTCAAGACCACTATCCGCTACCTTTGAAGTGAGAGTAACCATAAATGCAATTTTCTTATGATgataaattccaaaaaaaatcaagtgaaaagttcttaaaaaaaactgttgttAGTACTCTACAAACGGTCTTTTTGTTATATTTACAGAGGAGAAACTTTGAGTTAAGACATCAAGGGAAGGTTACTAGAGAGATGGAATATGGCAACCTTACAACACATACATCACAAGAAGCTTAAAACTTGACTTATAATTTGCATCAACCACGAATGCAAACTGCTTGTT
This is a stretch of genomic DNA from Brachypodium distachyon strain Bd21 chromosome 1, Brachypodium_distachyon_v3.0, whole genome shotgun sequence. It encodes these proteins:
- the LOC100836837 gene encoding LOB domain-containing protein 20, with product MSMTGFGSPCGACKFLRRKCARGCVFAPYFCHEQGAAHFAAIHKVFGASNVSKLLAHLPLADRAEAAVTVSYEAQARLRDPVYGCVAHIFALQQQVMTLQAQLASFKQHAAHAQHQQAAAAMAQEDASCYSYPWCNGNDVAAAAAGGGFAGGGNGVYGGNNGVAGAGHDESAMSVSEMLLGGSAAASDYYYAALEQDGHVAAESSAFGAEESGGWRSSSSTSGYQDCEDLQSVAYAYLNRS